In one Neobacillus sp. WH10 genomic region, the following are encoded:
- the folD gene encoding bifunctional methylenetetrahydrofolate dehydrogenase/methenyltetrahydrofolate cyclohydrolase FolD: protein MTAQIINGKEIASKKRLEIAEEVENLKSQGVTPGLAVILVGNNHASRTYVTSKEKACKELGMYSLLIEMQEEVSEEELLAKIAELNVAPEIHGILVQLPLPKHIDEKKVIESISPLKDVDGFHPINIGRMMTGQNAFLPCTPYGIMVLLEETGISISGKHVVVVGRSNIVGKPVGQLFLNQHATVTYCHSKTKDLMFHTKHADILVAAVGIPNFIKAEHVKDGAVVIDVGINRNESGKLCGDVAFDEVSMKAGYITPVPKGVGPMTITMLMYNTLKSAAESLDLN, encoded by the coding sequence ATGACTGCTCAAATTATTAATGGAAAAGAAATCGCCTCAAAAAAAAGATTAGAAATTGCTGAAGAGGTTGAAAACCTTAAAAGTCAGGGTGTTACACCAGGATTAGCCGTTATTCTCGTAGGAAATAATCATGCATCTCGGACATATGTAACAAGTAAAGAAAAAGCATGTAAAGAACTTGGTATGTACTCTTTATTAATTGAAATGCAAGAAGAGGTATCTGAGGAGGAATTACTCGCAAAAATTGCAGAATTGAACGTAGCCCCTGAGATTCATGGTATTTTGGTCCAGCTCCCACTTCCAAAGCATATTGATGAAAAAAAGGTAATTGAATCCATCTCTCCATTAAAGGATGTCGATGGTTTCCATCCGATTAATATTGGCAGGATGATGACTGGACAAAATGCTTTCTTGCCATGTACACCTTACGGAATTATGGTGTTACTTGAAGAAACAGGTATTTCCATTTCAGGGAAGCATGTTGTTGTGGTTGGAAGAAGCAATATTGTCGGCAAGCCTGTAGGACAATTATTCCTTAATCAACATGCAACTGTAACATATTGTCATTCAAAAACGAAAGATTTAATGTTCCATACAAAACATGCGGATATCCTTGTTGCTGCAGTTGGAATTCCAAACTTTATTAAGGCAGAACATGTAAAAGATGGCGCAGTCGTAATTGATGTAGGCATTAACCGCAATGAATCTGGAAAGCTTTGCGGTGATGTAGCTTTTGATGAGGTGTCTATGAAAGCAGGATATATCACTCCAGTACCAAAAGGAGTAGGTCCTATGACCATTACGATGCTTATGTACAATACACTTAAATCCGCAGCTGAAAGT
- the nusB gene encoding transcription antitermination factor NusB, which translates to MKRRTAREKALQALFQIDVSNTEPSLAIEHVLEGEAGDEYLSKLVLGVIEHKAEIDELIMQNLEKWSLDRLATVDRNLLRIATYELKYFRNEVPENVILDEAIEIAKIYGDDQSSKFINGVLSKVKQKLLTN; encoded by the coding sequence ATGAAAAGAAGAACAGCTAGGGAAAAAGCACTACAGGCTCTTTTTCAAATCGATGTAAGTAACACTGAACCATCATTAGCAATTGAACATGTTTTGGAAGGGGAGGCAGGTGACGAGTATCTATCAAAACTAGTTCTAGGGGTTATTGAGCATAAAGCTGAAATTGATGAATTAATCATGCAAAATCTTGAAAAATGGTCACTCGACCGATTAGCAACGGTTGATCGAAATTTATTAAGAATTGCTACATATGAATTGAAATATTTCCGAAATGAAGTTCCGGAAAATGTTATTTTAGATGAAGCGATAGAGATAGCTAAAATTTATGGGGATGACCAATCAAGTAAGTTTATTAATGGTGTTCTTTCGAAGGTGAAACAAAAGCTTCTTACTAATTAA
- a CDS encoding Asp23/Gls24 family envelope stress response protein: MSEFSVLEMDHGNNGHGKIEIAPEVIEVIAGIAASEVEGVAGMRGNFATGVVERLGKKNHGKGVKVELTESGIKVDVYCLMKFGISIPSVAGKIQDNIRQALLNMTALDAEEVNIHVVGIQFEAQKNELEIDSEL; this comes from the coding sequence ATGAGCGAGTTTAGTGTCTTGGAAATGGATCATGGAAATAATGGACATGGGAAAATTGAAATTGCTCCTGAAGTAATTGAGGTTATTGCAGGGATTGCTGCTTCCGAGGTTGAAGGTGTAGCAGGTATGCGCGGCAATTTTGCTACTGGTGTTGTAGAACGCTTAGGGAAAAAAAACCACGGTAAAGGCGTGAAAGTGGAACTAACTGAATCAGGAATAAAAGTTGATGTGTATTGTTTAATGAAGTTCGGCATTTCTATTCCGAGTGTTGCAGGCAAAATACAGGATAATATTCGTCAAGCACTGCTAAATATGACGGCATTAGATGCAGAGGAAGTAAACATTCACGTTGTAGGAATTCAATTTGAAGCGCAAAAGAATGAACTTGAGATTGATTCAGAACTTTAA
- the accC gene encoding acetyl-CoA carboxylase biotin carboxylase subunit yields MIKKLLIANRGEIAVRIIRACREMGIESVAVYSEADREALHVQLADEAYCIGPTPSKDSYLNVTNIISVAKLTACDAIHPGYGFLAENADFAELCRECNITFVGPSPEAITKMGTKDIARETMREAGVPIVPGSTGIINDIDEALELVKKIEYPVIIKATAGGGGKGIRVAKNEQELIKGINITQQEALTAFGNPGVYIEKYIEDFRHVEIQVLGDTYGNTIHLGERDCSIQRRLQKLLEETPSPALDGEIRSEMGEAAVKAAKAVDYSGAGTVEFIYDYRNRKFYFMEMNTRIQVEHPVTEMVTGIDLVKEQIRVASGEKLTINQQDVTFTGWAIECRINAENPEKNFLPSAGKINMYLPPGGLGVRIDSAAYPGYTIPPYYDSMIAKVITYGSTRDEAISRMKRALSEFVVEGIHTTIPFHLKLLEHEKFVEGSFNTKFLELHDVMKSI; encoded by the coding sequence ATGATAAAAAAACTGTTAATTGCAAACAGAGGAGAAATTGCAGTGAGGATTATACGTGCCTGTCGAGAAATGGGCATTGAATCCGTAGCTGTTTACTCCGAAGCAGATCGTGAGGCATTGCATGTCCAATTGGCAGATGAAGCTTATTGTATTGGACCCACACCATCAAAAGACAGTTATTTAAACGTAACAAATATTATTAGTGTCGCTAAGCTGACTGCCTGTGATGCCATTCATCCAGGCTATGGTTTCCTGGCTGAAAATGCAGATTTCGCAGAACTTTGCCGCGAATGTAATATTACATTTGTGGGCCCAAGTCCTGAGGCCATCACAAAAATGGGTACAAAGGATATTGCAAGAGAAACAATGCGTGAAGCCGGCGTTCCAATTGTTCCTGGTTCAACTGGAATCATAAATGATATCGATGAAGCACTTGAACTTGTTAAGAAGATTGAATACCCGGTAATAATAAAAGCGACTGCAGGCGGAGGCGGTAAAGGCATTCGCGTGGCTAAAAATGAACAGGAATTAATAAAAGGCATAAATATTACCCAGCAAGAAGCTTTAACGGCATTTGGAAACCCTGGCGTATACATAGAAAAATATATTGAGGATTTCCGCCATGTTGAAATTCAGGTCCTAGGTGATACTTACGGTAACACCATTCATTTAGGAGAAAGAGATTGCTCCATCCAACGCAGGCTGCAAAAGCTTCTTGAAGAAACGCCTTCACCTGCCTTAGACGGAGAAATTCGCTCTGAAATGGGTGAAGCAGCAGTAAAAGCTGCAAAAGCAGTTGATTATTCAGGTGCTGGCACGGTAGAATTTATATATGACTACCGCAATCGTAAATTTTATTTTATGGAAATGAACACAAGGATTCAGGTGGAGCATCCCGTAACAGAAATGGTCACTGGAATAGACCTGGTAAAAGAGCAGATTCGAGTGGCAAGCGGCGAAAAACTAACAATTAATCAGCAGGATGTCACTTTTACAGGATGGGCAATCGAATGCCGGATAAATGCAGAAAATCCTGAGAAGAACTTTCTCCCTTCTGCCGGGAAAATTAATATGTATTTACCGCCTGGTGGATTAGGTGTTCGTATTGATTCAGCAGCTTATCCAGGATACACGATTCCGCCTTACTACGATTCCATGATTGCGAAAGTCATAACATATGGCAGCACCAGGGATGAAGCAATATCAAGAATGAAACGTGCCTTAAGTGAGTTTGTTGTTGAAGGCATCCATACCACGATACCGTTTCATTTAAAATTGCTTGAGCATGAAAAATTTGTAGAAGGCAGCTTTAATACAAAATTTCTGGAATTGCATGATGTGATGAAGTCTATCTAA
- the accB gene encoding acetyl-CoA carboxylase biotin carboxyl carrier protein yields the protein MLKVQEIRELIKLVDQSSIDEFEYEYDGSKIKMKKNTSTTIVSQVSPAVPVGEIAPVVQPTPVAAAATSAPVQGVIQETTKEESLKPADTANLHKITSPMVGTFYASPTPESDVYVKAGSKVSKDSIVCIVEAMKLFNEIEAEVNGEIVEVLVKNGQLVEYGQPLFLVKPE from the coding sequence ATGTTAAAAGTACAAGAAATTCGTGAATTAATTAAATTAGTTGACCAGTCTAGTATTGATGAATTTGAATATGAATATGACGGTTCAAAAATTAAAATGAAGAAAAATACCTCAACCACAATTGTTTCACAAGTGAGTCCGGCAGTACCCGTAGGTGAAATAGCACCGGTTGTCCAACCAACTCCTGTCGCTGCTGCAGCAACTTCTGCCCCAGTTCAAGGAGTTATACAGGAGACTACTAAGGAAGAATCGTTGAAGCCGGCGGATACTGCAAATTTACACAAAATAACCTCGCCTATGGTGGGAACTTTCTATGCCTCGCCAACCCCAGAATCAGACGTATATGTAAAAGCAGGTTCTAAGGTCTCAAAGGATTCCATCGTTTGTATCGTAGAAGCGATGAAACTATTCAATGAGATTGAAGCAGAGGTAAACGGTGAAATTGTTGAAGTACTTGTTAAAAATGGCCAATTAGTAGAATACGGACAGCCTTTATTTTTAGTAAAGCCTGAGTAA
- a CDS encoding SpoIIIAH-like family protein, translating to MLLKKQTVWLLTMLSLVVVLSVYYITSPEQKNKDIAAVQQKPKDQNQGKTKTETKDGKTVVTSVAGDAAFEDLRMKLEDQRSKQQEEFTDEIASTDLSPDEKSKVKDQMDQLNKTAQSEQLLESFIKTMGFDDVLVRADGPKVIVTVKSKKKPSASEANKIMLEVKKEIDETNYVTVEYQPSK from the coding sequence ATGCTTTTGAAAAAACAAACTGTTTGGTTATTAACAATGTTGAGTTTAGTAGTTGTGTTATCGGTTTATTACATTACGTCTCCTGAGCAAAAGAACAAAGACATTGCTGCTGTACAACAAAAGCCTAAAGATCAAAATCAAGGTAAAACAAAAACAGAAACCAAAGACGGAAAAACAGTTGTAACTTCTGTAGCAGGTGATGCAGCATTTGAAGATCTTCGAATGAAGCTCGAGGACCAACGCAGCAAGCAGCAAGAAGAATTTACAGACGAGATAGCCTCCACTGATCTTTCACCAGATGAAAAAAGCAAAGTGAAAGACCAAATGGATCAATTAAATAAAACAGCCCAAAGTGAACAATTGCTTGAATCTTTTATTAAAACAATGGGTTTTGATGATGTCCTTGTTAGAGCCGACGGACCGAAAGTAATTGTAACGGTTAAATCTAAGAAAAAGCCTTCCGCCTCAGAGGCCAACAAGATTATGCTAGAAGTGAAAAAAGAAATTGACGAAACCAATTATGTAACAGTTGAATACCAGCCGTCAAAATAA
- the spoIIIAG gene encoding stage III sporulation protein AG → MDNNKGPLSWLKNIFKQDDKGDKKLGKYQYMLLVLCIGAAFMLAGNILFKNGTNPASLPTATNEKAPSEDVPAFGMKKSSGNKAIAEYEEKYENQMKKALQEMLGDDDVTVLVTIDSTDKKILEKNRVTKSQATDETDREGGQRKVVDSSTDEQLVIIREGEKEVPIVVETKKPEIRGVLVVAKGADNIEVKKWIREAVTRALGVPSHRVAVMPKK, encoded by the coding sequence ATGGATAACAACAAAGGACCATTATCGTGGCTCAAAAATATATTCAAACAGGATGATAAGGGCGATAAGAAACTCGGTAAGTACCAATATATGCTCCTTGTCCTATGTATTGGTGCCGCGTTTATGCTTGCAGGGAATATTTTATTTAAAAATGGCACAAATCCTGCTTCGTTACCCACGGCAACGAACGAAAAAGCACCTTCTGAAGATGTTCCGGCATTCGGTATGAAAAAGAGTTCCGGCAATAAGGCGATTGCTGAATATGAGGAAAAATATGAAAATCAGATGAAGAAAGCCTTACAGGAAATGCTGGGGGATGATGATGTTACCGTTTTGGTGACAATAGATTCAACTGATAAGAAAATACTTGAGAAAAATAGGGTGACCAAATCACAAGCAACAGATGAAACGGATCGTGAAGGCGGGCAGCGTAAGGTTGTAGATTCTTCAACAGATGAACAACTGGTCATTATCCGTGAAGGAGAAAAAGAGGTTCCAATTGTTGTAGAAACCAAAAAGCCTGAGATTCGCGGTGTACTTGTGGTTGCAAAGGGAGCAGATAATATCGAGGTAAAAAAATGGATTAGGGAAGCAGTCACTCGGGCTTTAGGAGTGCCAAGCCATCGAGTTGCTGTCATGCCTAAAAAATAA
- the spoIIIAF gene encoding stage III sporulation protein AF, giving the protein MEFLREWVTNIILFILLATVIDMLLPNSSMQKYTKMVTGLLLIAIILAPIFKLISKDFESALGSIPSFQSPGEKNMKNLIDFKKKEIQASQHAYILEELAVQLKKGVKEELMEQYGLEIEKIDLAINDKSDQTFPENLQKVLVHLKQPEHGVKTVEAIKQIEINTEKPLPTKGSTEETEKIAAFLSQKWNVTEEAVEVLIEGGIKKKNG; this is encoded by the coding sequence ATGGAGTTTTTGAGAGAGTGGGTAACGAATATTATTCTTTTTATCCTGTTAGCTACTGTCATTGATATGCTGCTGCCAAATTCTAGCATGCAAAAATATACCAAGATGGTTACAGGTCTGCTCTTAATTGCGATTATTCTTGCCCCTATCTTTAAATTGATCTCCAAGGACTTTGAATCAGCACTTGGTTCTATTCCTTCATTTCAATCTCCGGGAGAAAAAAATATGAAAAATTTAATAGATTTTAAGAAAAAAGAAATACAAGCCTCACAACATGCATATATTTTAGAAGAATTGGCTGTCCAGCTAAAAAAAGGCGTTAAGGAGGAGTTGATGGAACAATACGGATTGGAGATTGAAAAAATTGATCTAGCCATAAATGATAAAAGCGACCAAACATTCCCTGAAAACCTCCAAAAGGTTTTGGTTCACCTAAAACAGCCAGAACATGGCGTGAAGACAGTCGAGGCAATTAAGCAAATCGAAATAAACACAGAAAAACCTCTTCCAACCAAAGGATCAACAGAAGAAACAGAAAAAATCGCCGCATTTCTTTCACAGAAATGGAACGTAACAGAGGAAGCAGTGGAAGTTTTGATTGAAGGGGGGATTAAAAAGAAGAATGGATAA
- the spoIIIAE gene encoding stage III sporulation protein AE, giving the protein MKQRLQIIPTIVLLIYFLFIPNVQAAEESKDTSNPLSPQELVDEQLKTLDLTELKHFWEDITNKYGGFLPESQKGSLYDFVKGDKKFSFKQWGLAALKFVFHEFVANGKLLGSLILLTIFSMFLQSMQNAFEKSAISKVAYSIVYMVLVILALNSFHISIRYTNEAIGTMTSFVLALVPLLLALIAASGGLVSAAFFHPVILFLMNISGMFMQYVILPLLFLATLLSIVSTMSEQYKVSQLAALLRNWSIGLMGLFLTIFLGVISVQGASAAVTDGVAIRTAKFVTGNFIPVIGRMFTDATDTVVSASVLLKNSVGIAGVAILLIIVAFPAIKILMIAFIYKFAAALLQPLGGGPVIKCLDIISKSVIYVFAALGIVSLMFFLSITVIVAAGNLTMMMR; this is encoded by the coding sequence TTGAAGCAGAGGCTGCAGATTATTCCTACCATCGTTCTTCTTATTTATTTTTTGTTTATTCCAAATGTCCAAGCTGCCGAAGAATCTAAAGACACCTCTAATCCGCTTTCTCCACAGGAATTGGTAGATGAACAGCTTAAAACTTTGGACTTAACCGAACTAAAACATTTTTGGGAGGATATTACCAATAAATATGGCGGTTTTCTTCCGGAAAGCCAAAAAGGCAGCTTATATGATTTCGTTAAAGGCGATAAAAAATTCTCATTTAAACAATGGGGGCTGGCAGCATTAAAGTTTGTCTTTCATGAGTTTGTTGCGAATGGAAAATTACTTGGATCATTAATTTTGTTAACAATTTTTAGTATGTTTCTTCAATCCATGCAAAATGCTTTCGAGAAGAGCGCTATTAGTAAGGTTGCCTATTCCATTGTGTATATGGTTCTGGTCATCCTAGCTCTTAATAGTTTTCATATCTCGATCAGGTATACAAATGAAGCAATTGGGACGATGACTTCCTTTGTCCTTGCACTTGTTCCTCTCCTGCTTGCGCTAATAGCCGCTTCAGGAGGGCTTGTATCTGCGGCATTCTTTCATCCAGTCATTTTATTTTTAATGAATATAAGCGGAATGTTTATGCAATATGTGATCCTGCCGCTCCTCTTTTTAGCCACCTTGCTCAGTATTGTCAGCACGATGTCTGAACAATATAAGGTGTCACAATTAGCTGCTCTTTTAAGAAACTGGAGCATCGGGTTAATGGGGCTTTTCTTAACGATTTTTCTTGGGGTTATTTCTGTACAGGGTGCATCAGCAGCTGTAACAGATGGCGTAGCAATAAGAACTGCGAAATTCGTAACAGGAAACTTCATTCCTGTCATTGGGAGAATGTTTACCGATGCCACAGATACAGTCGTAAGTGCATCGGTGCTTTTAAAAAATTCAGTTGGCATTGCAGGTGTTGCCATCCTGCTCATTATTGTCGCCTTTCCAGCTATTAAAATATTAATGATTGCTTTTATTTATAAATTTGCTGCAGCTCTCCTTCAGCCTCTAGGCGGCGGTCCGGTGATTAAATGTCTTGATATTATCAGTAAAAGCGTCATTTACGTCTTTGCTGCCCTGGGGATTGTGTCACTGATGTTCTTTTTAAGTATTACAGTTATTGTGGCGGCTGGAAATTTAACGATGATGATGAGATAG
- the spoIIIAD gene encoding stage III sporulation protein AD: MEIIKIVGVALIATFLALIIKEQKPNFAFLLVVFVGCAIFLFLVDKIFEIIHMLEKLAVNAKVNMVYVETILKIIGIAYIAEFATQITKDAGQGAIASKIELAGKIIILAMAIPILTVLIETIIKLIPS, encoded by the coding sequence ATTGAAATCATAAAAATCGTCGGAGTGGCTCTTATCGCAACCTTTCTTGCTTTAATTATTAAAGAGCAAAAACCTAATTTTGCCTTTCTTTTAGTCGTTTTTGTTGGCTGTGCTATTTTTCTTTTTTTAGTAGATAAGATTTTTGAAATTATTCATATGCTTGAAAAGCTGGCAGTGAACGCAAAGGTAAATATGGTTTATGTTGAAACGATCCTTAAAATCATTGGAATTGCCTATATTGCCGAATTTGCCACCCAAATCACCAAGGATGCAGGCCAGGGAGCAATTGCCTCCAAAATTGAATTAGCAGGAAAAATCATCATTCTCGCCATGGCGATACCTATATTAACTGTTTTGATTGAGACCATTATCAAACTAATTCCGAGCTAA
- the spoIIIAC gene encoding stage III sporulation protein AC, with product MGLEVDIIFKIAGVGIVVAFLHTLLDQVGKKEYAQWVTLFGFIYILFQVASIVDDLFQKIKSVFLFQ from the coding sequence TGGGTTTAGAAGTAGATATTATATTTAAAATCGCAGGTGTTGGCATTGTTGTGGCTTTTTTGCACACCCTACTTGACCAGGTTGGCAAAAAGGAATATGCACAATGGGTTACATTGTTCGGGTTTATTTATATTTTATTTCAGGTCGCCTCAATAGTGGATGATCTTTTCCAGAAAATAAAATCAGTATTCTTGTTTCAATAG